From the genome of Bombus vancouverensis nearcticus chromosome 4, iyBomVanc1_principal, whole genome shotgun sequence:
tattttaaacaatgtacattcgataaattttatatacagtgtgttttatatataattatatacaaatcAACTTTATTGATTTTCATATACAGTGAAGAATCAAAAACACGTATTCAAGAAATCTTCTCACAAATTGAACAActgaaaatagaagaaaaattattgttgtaCCTGAAACTTCCACTATCATTGACTAATACTGGAGGAACTGTTGATCCTTTGAGACAACCATTAAATCCATTAGGAAATCGTTATGAAATTCATCAAACTATCATGTGGATTAAAACACATTTAGAAGAAGATCCAGATGTTTCTTTACCAAAACAAGAAGTTTATGATGAATATAAGTAAGTAGTTTAAATATGACATGTTTTAAAAGTTGTCCTAAaagttttttattaattaattaaactttgAGTATCTTattgttatttgttattttacatttctgttttcaatttatttacagTATGTATTGTATGCGAAATTCTATGAAACCCTTATCAACTGCTGATTTCGGTAAAGTTATGAAACAAGTATATCCAAGAGTTCGACCACGTAGACTAGGCACACGAGGCAATTCGCGTTACTGTTATGCTGGAATGCGCAAGAGAGTTAAATTGGATCCTCCAACATTGCCTAATATATCTGGCACTCAGACTGTAAGACacaaaattgttttaaaaactgtatataatgtatattttctctatattttacgaaacacacactatattttgtattataattaaattttaaattttttagggTGATGAAGTAGATGAAAATATTACTGAAGAAATGTTGGGAGCTGCATCTACATTGATCAGAGAATGGGCAGAAAGCCTCCTTGGTTTGAAATTTCCAACTTTGAGTGCCTTAGCACGTCATCTTGTTGATAATCTGTGTGTTGATACTCGATCTCTATCTGCTGTGTGCATATTATGTGCTTCAGGAAATTCGAATACATCGACAAATAAAGGTTTGATGATTGTCATATATTTCAGAAGCATTCTTTCTGATTGTATAttataagttattttatatattcagaGACAAATACAGATATACGTGCAACACCTATTAGTGGAAAATCTGGGAAGCTTAGAGAAGCACAATTACAGTTGCAACGAAAGCTACAACAGCGAGAACatataagggatcaaaaacaccGTCATCTTGATACTGTTATAcaggtataaaatattttcttagtAAGTAACAAGATGTAGGTAACTAACAGTAAATGTAATGTTTCTTAAATGTTTCAGAACCAGAACAAAGAGAAGACTGTCGATAATAAAACGGGGGCAAATAAGGGAAATAAGAAAACTAAATCCAATCAGTCATCTCAAGGTACAAATGTATCGAGTGGGCAGCAGAATGCATTAACGAAATTGAGTTCATCTGCTGTAGTAACCAATCGGCAGAAGAAAGTTTTTAAAGCTACTAGTAGTCAGCCATGTAACATCTCCCTGGAATCCAACTGTGATAATATAGTGGTACAATCGATTGAAGACATACAGAATAATAGCAACCCTAGTGTAGTAATGACCAACTGCGTAAATACACAGCGAGATATCAAACCCAAAAATTCCAGAAAGCGTGCCAATCCAATTGTATTGAATCAACCATCAGAGACAAGTCCTGAGAAGCAGACAAAACTTACAGAACAGCAAATACAAGAGAATGTAGAGCATTCCAATGTGTTGTTGCCTAAGCTTACATCTATACAACGTCCCGGGAAAATTTCGGTGATACTAGCTAGTAATCTGAAGCCTACCAAGTGCAAAACAAACGAGGCTGTTAACAATCAGCCTACCAAAAACTGTGATAATGAATCATCAACATGTTCCAAAAGTTGCATTAAAGTAAATGGTTGTCCCAACACTTTTGAGTCTAGTTCAAATGCAATAGAGGAATCTACAGTTTTAACTAAAGACCAGATTCTATTATTGCAAGAGAATTCAAATCTTGCAGGTAAAACCGAGAAACTTGGCTCTATTGATTCGGATGCTTTAGATGATTATTTGAATGGAGGTAACAACTCTCAAGAACAAGAGGAGGAATTATTACAGTATTTTCAACAAAGCAATTCATCAAGTTCAGATGTGGAAGCAAATACCATTGCTATTGATGAACAAATATCAAGATCTGATAAAGTTTCACAGCTAAGATTAATATTACAACAGAATTTGAAAGGAGGGACTGTACATGCACCTGTTGATGTATTACCTGCTGCTATCATTAGGCAGAATGTTGAAAAACGTGAAATCACTCAAAAACACAATTTGATATTACCAACTTTACTAAACCATTCGAACCAAAATAATACCAGACGTAGAGTCAGTTTTGAAACGAATGTTGTAGAACATGTTCAAGACTCGAATGTTATTACTAATACAGTTCCACAGAGCCCAAATACACGACgtcgaatatttaattttacgcCAATATCGCCTGGCCCACATTCACCTATTAATGGTCGCGCTTCCAAATCTAATTCTGCAAACGCTAGCCCATTCGTTTCACCACGAAATACACCTGTGCCACGGTCGAGAAGCAATTTACAAGCAAGTAGTTCCAGAGCTCGTACTCACAAATCCTTATCGCGTTCAATATCTTGCAGTATGCCTTATACTAGCAAGAATGATACTTTTGTTGTTCCCACAAGTGGTCCGGAATTAGTTAGACAAGCGTCATCTACACCACAGTTACCGTTGATTTCTACCAAGTCGTCGGAAGTGCAGGTGGATAGTAGTACAACGCAAATTTCAGTTACACCAAAAAGAGAAGGACAAGGATCACAGTGTGCTGCATTTTTATCTTCTGATTTAGCACCGCAAAAACAATTACTCATTAATTATCCAAGTCAGGAAAATTTACAAGAAATTAAAAACGTTTATCAAAAAAGTCAACCTGATCAGGAAATTAGCGAATTGTTTCATAACAATAAACAATTTACCAGTGAACTTTATAGGTCGCAATCAGTTCCATTACATAGAATGGTTAATCCTGCATTGATGTCACCTATTTCAACGCAACATTGCTTATCATCCTTTCAAAGCCAGAGTTTTAATCCATCTACAAGCAGTTCCATAGCGCCTACGCCAGTACCTAGTGAGTTCAATGATTTTGGATCAATGGGTCAACCAGAAGGACCTTCAACATATTTACTTGATGACGTTGATCCAAATTTTATATCAGATGACCAAAATTTCTTAATGGGTGACAAAGAAATTACA
Proteins encoded in this window:
- the LOC117166695 gene encoding uncharacterized protein LOC117166695, whose product is MSTDNHDQTKPCVSKPPARIELNADESAFDGRRIKKERTDVSLENGDGSINAGINDTNKQLQSSQRPAAGRFSNGFHDDDLLQDIIAAKFTALANHGTTTKYDKIRLMIEDSISEESKTRIQEIFSQIEQLKIEEKLLLYLKLPLSLTNTGGTVDPLRQPLNPLGNRYEIHQTIMWIKTHLEEDPDVSLPKQEVYDEYNMYCMRNSMKPLSTADFGKVMKQVYPRVRPRRLGTRGNSRYCYAGMRKRVKLDPPTLPNISGTQTGDEVDENITEEMLGAASTLIREWAESLLGLKFPTLSALARHLVDNLCVDTRSLSAVCILCASGNSNTSTNKETNTDIRATPISGKSGKLREAQLQLQRKLQQREHIRDQKHRHLDTVIQNQNKEKTVDNKTGANKGNKKTKSNQSSQGTNVSSGQQNALTKLSSSAVVTNRQKKVFKATSSQPCNISLESNCDNIVVQSIEDIQNNSNPSVVMTNCVNTQRDIKPKNSRKRANPIVLNQPSETSPEKQTKLTEQQIQENVEHSNVLLPKLTSIQRPGKISVILASNLKPTKCKTNEAVNNQPTKNCDNESSTCSKSCIKVNGCPNTFESSSNAIEESTVLTKDQILLLQENSNLAGKTEKLGSIDSDALDDYLNGGNNSQEQEEELLQYFQQSNSSSSDVEANTIAIDEQISRSDKVSQLRLILQQNLKGGTVHAPVDVLPAAIIRQNVEKREITQKHNLILPTLLNHSNQNNTRRRVSFETNVVEHVQDSNVITNTVPQSPNTRRRIFNFTPISPGPHSPINGRASKSNSANASPFVSPRNTPVPRSRSNLQASSSRARTHKSLSRSISCSMPYTSKNDTFVVPTSGPELVRQASSTPQLPLISTKSSEVQVDSSTTQISVTPKREGQGSQCAAFLSSDLAPQKQLLINYPSQENLQEIKNVYQKSQPDQEISELFHNNKQFTSELYRSQSVPLHRMVNPALMSPISTQHCLSSFQSQSFNPSTSSSIAPTPVPSEFNDFGSMGQPEGPSTYLLDDVDPNFISDDQNFLMGDKEITPENITNILNILDEEGTQSLQILPEQPAEEGLIENNSIVLDALPNSNLNLSEEDMLDPSNVLDIPVGGALQKIIQSRSYPNTPLPVPVSTYTPSYTEDSNGSRSYPSTPLHTIQSQETYQDTNEPMLSSPTLNSLNLHNETVNESTSSSLCRNVVDLLEANFLGEADTETNDLDPLGNFDGLQDVDSLTPLFNEVTEPNR